The Pseudobdellovibrionaceae bacterium genome includes a window with the following:
- a CDS encoding efflux RND transporter permease subunit, producing RRLNVLSNNMLIGLFFVLLILSLILPTKVAFITAVGIPFAFFATIIYFLTTGTSLNLLTMMGLIIVIGMLVDDAIVVTENVQRHREDGLSTEESAIKGTQQVWAPITASVMTTIVAFTPMLFMSGIMGKFIKFIPLGVIAALFFSLYECFFILPHHLARWISTKDVEKAKKKSLAKYWNQRVTPLYGRLIEKVLQRRYLVSGSSFVLFLATLFLATKMSFILFPSGGIEIFQIRFEANTGTPLKKVIQLVRPIENALSQFSKKEVTDFTTQVGLQQSDPGDPNTKRGNEYGQINVYLSPATNRDRTAFTIIEELKSYVGDSIKGLKKINYVQKKGGPPVGKPVSLGIRGKSYKDILNAVASAKTFLKTVDGVLEVDDSYLVGKSELQIKVNPVEAAAASLSLETIGNSIRAAYEGVVATSIRKLDEEIDIRVSLDGFKNNSEKSLMSLPIPNLQGNLIPLSRLAHLQKTKGISLYEHENNKRQVRVTAKINEDITNSTAVNKLLRKQVKKWNSQYPKVNYFFGGEGKDSKESMQSLAKAFLIALFGIFMILILTFKNVLQAALILFTTIPLGVMAVIWTFYLHGKPLTFLGLLGIVALAGVIVNNAIVLVSFVNEERAGGATLTASIITATKMRLRPIFLTTITTVVGILPTAYGWGGLDPFVVPIALGLGWGVFFGAFLTTIIFPANLAILDDLQSFWQKKWQAKFK from the coding sequence CGCCGTTTAAATGTTTTATCTAACAATATGTTAATTGGTTTGTTTTTTGTTCTACTTATTTTATCTTTAATTTTACCCACTAAAGTAGCCTTCATTACCGCCGTTGGTATTCCCTTCGCTTTTTTTGCAACAATAATATATTTTTTAACTACAGGTACTTCGCTTAATCTTTTAACCATGATGGGTTTAATTATCGTTATAGGTATGTTGGTTGATGATGCCATTGTGGTAACCGAAAATGTGCAAAGACATAGAGAAGACGGTTTATCTACAGAGGAATCGGCCATTAAAGGCACCCAACAAGTATGGGCCCCTATAACTGCTTCGGTAATGACCACAATTGTTGCGTTTACTCCCATGTTATTTATGTCGGGAATTATGGGTAAGTTTATTAAATTTATTCCCTTGGGAGTAATTGCCGCTTTATTTTTTAGCCTTTACGAGTGTTTTTTTATTTTACCTCATCACCTAGCACGATGGATTAGCACTAAAGATGTAGAAAAAGCGAAAAAAAAATCTTTAGCAAAGTACTGGAACCAGCGTGTCACTCCCCTATACGGCCGATTAATAGAAAAAGTTTTACAACGCCGTTACTTAGTTTCTGGAAGTTCTTTTGTGCTTTTTTTAGCGACTTTATTTTTAGCTACAAAAATGTCTTTTATTTTATTTCCCTCTGGAGGAATAGAAATTTTTCAAATTCGCTTTGAAGCAAACACAGGCACTCCTTTAAAAAAAGTGATACAGCTAGTAAGGCCTATTGAAAATGCTTTAAGCCAATTTAGTAAAAAAGAAGTTACCGACTTTACCACTCAAGTGGGTTTACAACAAAGTGACCCTGGAGACCCTAATACAAAAAGAGGTAACGAGTATGGACAAATTAATGTTTATTTAAGTCCCGCTACTAATAGAGACCGTACGGCTTTTACTATTATTGAAGAATTAAAAAGTTATGTGGGTGATTCTATAAAGGGTTTAAAAAAAATTAATTATGTACAAAAAAAAGGGGGACCTCCTGTGGGAAAACCCGTTAGTTTAGGTATTCGTGGAAAATCGTACAAAGACATACTAAATGCCGTGGCTAGCGCAAAAACCTTTTTGAAAACTGTTGACGGCGTTTTAGAAGTTGATGACAGCTATTTAGTGGGAAAATCGGAATTACAAATTAAAGTAAACCCTGTAGAGGCAGCGGCTGCCTCGTTATCCTTAGAAACTATTGGAAACTCTATTCGCGCCGCTTACGAAGGAGTAGTGGCTACTAGTATTAGAAAATTAGATGAAGAAATTGATATTCGCGTTTCTTTAGATGGTTTTAAAAATAATTCTGAAAAATCACTAATGAGCTTACCCATTCCTAATTTACAAGGAAATTTAATTCCCTTAAGCCGTTTGGCTCATTTACAAAAAACCAAAGGTATTTCTTTATACGAACACGAAAATAATAAAAGACAAGTGCGAGTTACTGCAAAAATTAACGAAGACATTACTAACTCCACTGCTGTTAATAAATTATTACGCAAGCAAGTAAAAAAATGGAACAGCCAATACCCTAAAGTAAATTATTTTTTTGGAGGGGAAGGGAAAGACAGCAAAGAAAGTATGCAGTCTTTAGCTAAAGCCTTTCTTATTGCCCTTTTTGGAATTTTTATGATTTTAATTTTAACTTTTAAAAATGTTTTACAAGCAGCATTAATTTTGTTTACCACTATTCCCTTAGGTGTTATGGCCGTTATTTGGACTTTTTATTTACATGGAAAACCTTTAACTTTTTTAGGCTTATTGGGAATAGTCGCTTTAGCTGGAGTGATAGTAAATAACGCCATTGTATTAGTCTCTTTTGTTAATGAAGAGCGAGCAGGTGGAGCCACTCTTACTGCTAGTATTATCACTGCTACAAAAATGCGCTTACGGCCTATTTTTTTAACCACTATTACCACTGTGGTAGGCATTTTACCAACCGCTTATGGCTGGGGAGGCTTAGACCCTTTTGTAGTGCCTATTGCTTTAGGTTTGGGTTGGGGCGTATTTTTTGGTGCTTTTTTAACCACTATAATTTTTCCTGCAAACTTAGCTATTTTAGATGACCTTCAAAGTTTTTGGCAAAAAAAATGGCAAGCCAAATTTAAGTAA